In Mycoavidus cysteinexigens, a genomic segment contains:
- a CDS encoding Arm DNA-binding domain-containing protein, which translates to MPTNTLSDSKCKSAKPTDKPFKIFDGGGLHLWVSPKGSKVWRMAYRIIGKPQTISFGRYPDVSLAD; encoded by the coding sequence ATGCCTACAAATACGCTTTCTGACTCTAAGTGCAAATCGGCAAAACCTACTGACAAACCCTTCAAAATATTTGATGGTGGCGGACTTCATTTGTGGGTGTCGCCCAAAGGTAGCAAGGTGTGGCGTATGGCCTATCGGATTATAGGAAAGCCGCAGACAATCAGTTTCGGGCGTTATCCGGATGTATCTTTAGCGGATTGA
- a CDS encoding response regulator transcription factor has protein sequence MAIPALTVMLLDDHPVVLDGFKTQLHAAQDIQIVGTFMTSRSLLAALRNHTCDVLLIDYSLGEHDLDGVNLVRYLSVRYEGIKILVASAHHDPATMMLVMRAGARGFFSKRQNLAELPNAIRTVASGQAYLGSQLAEQLSVPSFMLGEAAASGTGHELRTDYDNLSPREREVLRCCLDGLTLTQITEKFSRSIKTISAQKRAAYRKLGIQNDYQLFKIGPFLKQE, from the coding sequence ATGGCTATTCCCGCTTTAACCGTTATGTTGCTTGACGACCATCCGGTAGTTTTGGATGGATTTAAGACACAATTGCATGCCGCACAGGATATTCAGATCGTTGGTACTTTCATGACCAGCCGGTCTCTGCTGGCCGCGCTTAGAAACCATACTTGTGATGTTTTGCTAATTGATTATTCATTGGGGGAACACGATCTCGATGGCGTGAATTTGGTTCGCTATCTGAGCGTGCGCTATGAGGGGATTAAAATTCTAGTGGCCTCAGCACATCATGATCCGGCCACTATGATGTTAGTGATGCGCGCGGGTGCGCGCGGTTTTTTCAGTAAGCGCCAGAATTTAGCCGAGCTGCCGAATGCGATCCGCACGGTTGCTTCGGGGCAAGCTTATTTAGGCTCTCAGTTAGCTGAGCAGCTATCCGTTCCATCTTTTATGCTGGGCGAAGCGGCTGCATCAGGAACGGGGCACGAATTAAGGACAGATTACGACAATCTATCTCCTCGTGAGCGTGAAGTTTTACGTTGCTGTCTTGATGGCCTGACATTGACGCAAATCACAGAGAAATTTTCACGCAGTATTAAAACGATTAGCGCTCAAAAGCGAGCTGCTTATCGCAAGCTGGGTATTCAAAACGATTACCAGCTCTTCAAAATAGGCCCATTTTTAAAGCAAGAATAA
- a CDS encoding [protein-PII] uridylyltransferase translates to MPIQRLTGVNIKPEAGFKAVKAALVEKFKVTGKVDPFMRALARAADHALLNVWRLCQLPPSLVLAAVGGFGRGELAPHSDLDILILLPADPDASLTAKLEAFIGMAWDFGLEISSSVRTIAQCVEAASQDITVQTALLEARRIGGDAALFKQFTKGFNEVLDTHAFFQAKQLEMQQRHAKFQESPYSLEPNCKESPGGLRDLQLILWLTRTAGFGQNWHELEIRSQLTAREARELRRNELFLKTLRARLHILAGRRQDVLAFDFQTQLAESFDYRATPAKRASEQMMRRYYWAAKAVTQLTPILLQNIEAHLFPKTSGISHRLSERFAEKQGLIEITQDDLYQREPDAILETFLLCERTPGVTGLATRTLRALYNARNVMNQEWRRAPQNRQCFLEILQLSHNSIEHASTAHALALMNQTSVLGRYLLSFWRIVGQMQHDLYHVYTVDQHILMVLRNLHRFGVAEHAHEYPSCSQLMMNFERPWVLMIAALFHDIAKGQGGDHSILGMAEAQRFCREHKLAAEDAKLIIWLVEHHLTMSRVAQKQDTSDPQVVKRFADQVQTERQLTALYLLTVADIRGTSPKVWNAWKGKLLEDLYRVTLNTLGGVQPNTHSALALRKEQALTLLQQHLIPQGAFQAFWEQLDIAYFLRHDAPDIAWQTHALYLYLETPRPIVRARRSPLGEGVQVLVYMKDQTDLFAGICSYFDSHALSVLDARIHTTRHGYALDSFFVTHAYTELDENTHKATQDELHDYDQITARIEQQLTRHLASAKPLPLPSPGRLARQSRTFPSTPRIHLRADENGQYYILSLSTNDRPGLLYAIAHILASHQISLHAARINTLGERVEDFFLLAGAKLADNRQQIQLETELLRAIAV, encoded by the coding sequence ATGCCAATCCAGCGTTTAACGGGCGTAAATATCAAGCCAGAAGCCGGCTTTAAAGCCGTCAAAGCAGCGCTGGTTGAAAAATTTAAGGTTACCGGCAAAGTTGATCCATTCATGCGTGCGCTGGCGCGTGCTGCTGATCATGCGCTGTTAAACGTCTGGCGTCTATGTCAATTGCCGCCCTCTTTGGTGCTCGCGGCAGTGGGCGGTTTTGGCCGCGGCGAGCTCGCACCTCATTCTGATCTTGATATTCTGATTTTGCTGCCGGCCGACCCCGATGCCAGCCTAACCGCCAAACTTGAAGCGTTTATTGGCATGGCATGGGATTTTGGCCTTGAAATTAGCAGTAGCGTACGCACTATCGCACAATGTGTAGAGGCAGCAAGTCAAGATATTACGGTGCAAACGGCATTACTCGAAGCGCGTCGCATCGGCGGAGACGCAGCGCTTTTTAAGCAATTTACCAAAGGTTTTAATGAGGTGCTGGACACCCATGCCTTCTTTCAGGCGAAGCAGCTTGAAATGCAGCAGCGCCATGCGAAGTTTCAAGAATCTCCTTACAGTCTTGAACCAAATTGCAAAGAAAGTCCGGGCGGCTTACGCGATTTGCAACTCATTTTATGGCTGACCCGCACCGCCGGCTTTGGCCAGAACTGGCACGAGCTTGAAATACGCAGCCAGCTCACAGCAAGAGAAGCGCGTGAATTGCGCCGCAACGAACTATTTTTAAAAACCTTACGCGCCCGCCTCCATATCTTGGCCGGCCGGCGGCAAGATGTGCTGGCTTTTGATTTTCAGACACAATTGGCGGAAAGCTTTGACTATCGCGCAACCCCCGCTAAACGGGCTAGCGAGCAAATGATGCGCCGCTATTATTGGGCGGCTAAAGCGGTCACCCAGCTCACGCCTATTTTATTGCAAAATATCGAAGCCCACCTTTTCCCGAAGACCAGCGGCATTTCGCATAGATTGTCTGAGCGCTTCGCAGAAAAGCAAGGGTTGATCGAAATCACGCAAGATGACCTTTATCAACGTGAACCTGATGCAATTCTTGAAACCTTTTTGCTGTGCGAGCGCACGCCCGGCGTGACGGGCTTAGCGACGCGTACGTTACGCGCCTTATATAACGCTCGCAACGTGATGAACCAAGAGTGGCGCCGCGCGCCACAAAACCGCCAATGCTTTCTTGAGATTTTGCAACTGTCGCATAACTCTATCGAGCATGCCAGCACCGCCCATGCCTTGGCACTGATGAACCAAACCAGTGTGCTGGGGCGTTATTTATTAAGCTTTTGGCGGATCGTTGGGCAAATGCAGCATGATCTTTATCATGTCTATACAGTTGACCAACATATTTTAATGGTCTTACGCAATTTGCACCGCTTTGGCGTGGCGGAACATGCGCATGAATATCCGTCTTGCAGCCAGTTGATGATGAATTTTGAGCGGCCCTGGGTCCTGATGATTGCCGCGCTATTTCATGATATTGCTAAAGGACAAGGAGGCGATCACTCAATCCTTGGTATGGCCGAAGCGCAGCGCTTTTGCCGCGAGCACAAGCTAGCGGCGGAAGATGCTAAGCTGATTATTTGGCTGGTCGAGCACCACCTGACCATGAGCCGCGTAGCCCAGAAACAAGATACAAGCGATCCACAAGTGGTCAAGCGATTTGCGGATCAAGTGCAAACCGAGCGGCAGCTCACCGCGCTTTATCTCCTCACGGTAGCCGATATTCGCGGCACCAGCCCAAAGGTCTGGAATGCTTGGAAAGGCAAGCTCCTTGAAGATTTATACCGCGTCACCCTAAACACGCTTGGCGGCGTACAACCCAATACCCATTCGGCGCTTGCGCTACGCAAAGAGCAAGCGCTCACACTCTTGCAACAACACTTGATCCCACAGGGCGCCTTCCAAGCGTTTTGGGAGCAGTTAGACATTGCCTACTTTTTGCGCCACGATGCCCCGGATATTGCCTGGCAAACACATGCTCTTTATTTATATCTTGAAACCCCTCGGCCGATTGTTCGAGCGCGCCGTTCACCGCTTGGTGAAGGGGTACAAGTTCTCGTCTACATGAAAGATCAAACTGATCTATTTGCCGGCATTTGTAGTTATTTCGATAGTCACGCCCTTTCTGTACTCGATGCACGCATCCATACCACCCGCCATGGCTATGCGCTGGATAGTTTTTTTGTAACGCACGCGTATACCGAGTTAGACGAAAATACGCACAAAGCAACCCAAGACGAGCTGCATGATTATGACCAAATCACCGCGCGCATTGAACAGCAACTAACGCGCCATTTAGCTAGCGCCAAACCCCTTCCGCTCCCCTCGCCAGGCCGACTTGCGAGACAATCGCGAACTTTCCCGAGCACTCCGCGGATTCATTTACGTGCCGATGAAAACGGACAATATTACATTCTGTCGCTTTCAACCAATGACCGGCCGGGTCTACTCTACGCGATTGCTCATATCTTAGCCTCTCACCAAATCAGCCTGCACGCAGCGCGCATCAATACGTTAGGAGAACGCGTTGAAGACTTTTTTTTGCTCGCCGGCGCAAAGCTCGCTGACAACCGACAACAGATTCAGCTTGAAACCGAATTACTCCGCGCGATTGCAGTTTGA
- the map gene encoding type I methionyl aminopeptidase: MFFNAPNLQIGSTPGATLLLYACARYSHEVIIQTKRSLANWIKNMTITIKNDNDIAQMRVACRLASEVLDYITPSIAAGITTAELDRLCHEYMLNEQKTIPAPLNYQPPGYSPYPKATCISVNDVVCHGIPGDKTLKNGDILNIDITVIKNGYFGDTSRMFIVGEGSILAKRLVQTTYECMWRGIDQVRPGAQLGDVGYAIQQHAHAQGYSIVREYCGHGIGQTFHEEPQVLHYGQPGTGLKLTPGMIFTIEPMINAGRREIRTMPDGWTVKTRDRSLSAQWEHTVLVTETGHEVLTLSVGAPARPANSVAA; encoded by the coding sequence ATGTTTTTTAATGCCCCCAATCTTCAAATTGGTTCAACGCCAGGCGCGACTTTGCTTCTCTACGCTTGCGCTCGATACTCTCATGAAGTCATAATACAAACTAAGCGCAGCTTAGCGAATTGGATAAAAAATATGACTATTACGATTAAAAATGATAATGACATTGCGCAAATGCGCGTTGCCTGCCGACTAGCAAGTGAAGTTCTGGATTACATCACCCCGTCTATCGCCGCCGGCATCACGACAGCCGAACTGGATCGCTTATGCCACGAATATATGCTGAATGAGCAAAAAACCATTCCAGCTCCATTAAATTATCAACCACCCGGTTATTCCCCATACCCCAAAGCTACCTGTATTTCAGTAAATGATGTAGTTTGCCATGGCATTCCTGGCGATAAAACGCTCAAAAATGGTGATATTTTAAATATTGATATTACGGTGATTAAAAATGGCTATTTTGGCGATACCAGCCGCATGTTCATCGTAGGCGAAGGTTCAATTCTCGCCAAGCGGCTCGTGCAAACAACCTATGAATGCATGTGGCGAGGGATTGATCAAGTGCGCCCTGGTGCGCAACTGGGCGATGTTGGCTATGCGATTCAGCAGCATGCACATGCCCAAGGCTATAGCATTGTGCGTGAATACTGTGGGCATGGGATTGGGCAAACTTTTCATGAAGAGCCGCAAGTACTTCACTACGGTCAGCCAGGCACCGGGCTTAAGCTTACACCTGGCATGATTTTTACGATTGAACCCATGATTAACGCTGGACGCCGCGAGATTCGCACCATGCCGGATGGTTGGACTGTCAAAACGCGAGATCGCAGCCTTTCCGCCCAGTGGGAGCATACCGTCCTCGTCACAGAAACCGGGCATGAAGTGCTAACCCTATCGGTCGGAGCCCCGGCGCGCCCTGCAAACAGCGTTGCCGCGTAA
- the ligA gene encoding NAD-dependent DNA ligase LigA, producing MHNPVDNDKAERAARLRAQIEKHNYAYYVQDAPAIPDAEYDRLFAELAAIETENPHLLTPDSPTQRVNGQVAEGFQPVMHTLPMLSLNNGFSDEEIEAFDKRCTQGLYKTEPAASLNYACELKFDGLAVALRYVDGVFVQAATRGDGVRGEDITANIRTVHSIPLRLKGASIPELLEVRGEVFMLKSAFENLNQRQRAAGQKEFANPRNAAAGSLRQLNPKITASRSLSFFAYGIGALVGMAMPPTHQALLDWYLELGIPVCEKRAVVQGVAGLLGFFKAMSEQRNTLPYEIDGVVYKLNRLEEQQQLGFVARAPRFALAHKFPAQEALTKLIAIEVNVGRTGAITPIARLEPVFVGGAMVTNATLHNEDEVRRKDILIGDTVIVRRAGDVIPEVVSVLTERRPADAYGFEMPTECPVCGSAIERLPGEAIARCTGALACAAQRKQALWHFAQRRALDIDGLGEKIIEQLVAKNLVRTPADLFKLDFATLVELERFADKSAQNLLAALHQAKQTTLARFIYALGIRHVGETTALDLARYFGALDPLIQASREVLLEVNDVGPVVAEAILQFFAQAHNLEVIEELRAAGVTWPERPPAARPSAGPLAGKTVVLTGSLLNFTREQAKAQLEAAGAKVAASVSKKTDYVIAGAEAGSKLAKAETLGIEVLDEDGLRQLLASVESSPE from the coding sequence ATGCATAACCCAGTAGACAATGACAAAGCTGAGCGCGCGGCCAGGTTGCGCGCGCAAATCGAGAAGCACAATTACGCTTATTACGTACAGGATGCTCCGGCAATTCCCGATGCCGAATACGACCGATTGTTTGCCGAGTTAGCGGCCATTGAAACTGAAAACCCTCACTTGCTGACCCCCGATTCTCCTACGCAACGCGTAAACGGCCAGGTCGCCGAAGGCTTTCAGCCAGTTATGCATACGCTGCCAATGTTGTCACTAAATAATGGTTTTAGCGACGAAGAAATTGAAGCATTTGATAAACGCTGTACCCAAGGGCTGTATAAGACCGAGCCAGCAGCAAGTTTAAATTATGCATGTGAGCTTAAGTTTGATGGTCTTGCGGTGGCGTTGCGCTATGTTGATGGGGTGTTCGTGCAAGCGGCAACCCGGGGCGATGGTGTGCGCGGGGAAGATATTACCGCCAATATTCGGACTGTGCATTCGATTCCACTGCGCTTGAAAGGCGCCTCTATCCCTGAGTTGCTTGAGGTAAGGGGAGAGGTGTTTATGCTGAAAAGCGCTTTTGAAAATTTAAACCAGCGCCAGCGGGCCGCCGGCCAGAAAGAGTTTGCTAATCCACGTAATGCGGCAGCAGGTAGCTTGCGCCAGCTCAACCCCAAAATCACCGCCAGCCGGTCGTTGTCATTTTTTGCTTATGGGATCGGCGCGCTTGTTGGGATGGCAATGCCGCCAACACATCAAGCTTTGCTTGATTGGTATCTAGAGCTAGGCATCCCGGTTTGTGAGAAGCGTGCGGTCGTACAGGGAGTGGCGGGGTTGCTTGGCTTTTTTAAGGCGATGAGCGAGCAACGCAATACATTGCCTTATGAGATTGATGGCGTAGTCTATAAACTGAACCGGCTGGAAGAGCAGCAGCAGCTTGGTTTTGTTGCGCGCGCGCCGCGCTTTGCGCTGGCGCATAAATTTCCTGCGCAAGAGGCGTTAACTAAGTTGATTGCAATTGAGGTTAATGTGGGCCGCACTGGCGCTATCACCCCAATCGCGCGGCTTGAGCCGGTGTTTGTAGGGGGGGCAATGGTGACCAATGCCACCTTGCACAATGAAGATGAAGTGCGGCGCAAGGATATTTTGATTGGCGATACGGTGATTGTGCGGCGCGCTGGCGATGTGATTCCAGAAGTGGTCAGCGTCTTAACTGAACGTCGGCCCGCTGATGCATATGGTTTTGAGATGCCAACCGAATGCCCAGTATGCGGATCTGCGATTGAGCGCTTACCGGGCGAGGCGATTGCTCGCTGTACCGGCGCTTTAGCGTGTGCCGCACAGCGTAAGCAAGCGCTGTGGCACTTTGCGCAGCGGCGCGCGCTAGATATTGATGGCCTGGGAGAAAAAATTATCGAACAACTCGTCGCAAAAAATCTGGTGCGCACGCCTGCTGATTTGTTTAAACTAGACTTTGCAACGCTGGTGGAACTCGAGCGTTTTGCTGATAAATCTGCGCAAAATTTACTGGCCGCGTTACATCAGGCTAAGCAGACTACATTGGCGCGCTTTATCTATGCGCTTGGCATACGTCATGTGGGTGAAACAACCGCGCTTGATCTAGCCCGTTATTTCGGCGCGCTTGATCCTCTGATACAGGCATCGCGTGAAGTGCTGCTCGAAGTCAATGACGTAGGGCCAGTCGTGGCGGAAGCGATCCTCCAATTTTTTGCTCAAGCGCATAATCTTGAGGTGATTGAAGAATTACGCGCCGCAGGCGTGACCTGGCCTGAGAGACCACCTGCTGCGCGGCCTAGCGCAGGACCCTTGGCCGGTAAAACGGTAGTTCTGACAGGAAGTTTACTGAATTTCACGCGCGAGCAAGCAAAGGCGCAACTGGAGGCCGCGGGGGCAAAAGTAGCGGCTTCAGTTTCAAAAAAAACCGATTATGTGATTGCTGGGGCCGAGGCGGGTAGCAAACTTGCGAAAGCCGAGACACTGGGCATTGAAGTGTTGGATGAAGATGGTCTACGTCAGTTATTGGCAAGCGTAGAGTCGTCGCCAGAATGA